In Puniceicoccales bacterium, a genomic segment contains:
- the fabD gene encoding ACP S-malonyltransferase, translated as MAEVGVIFPGQGSQFIGMGKSMYDNDPIAKEYFEKANTILGYDLTDLCFHGPMETLTESKFCQPALFVHQYISYLLLKAQGIIRRPEVVFGLSLGELTALAVAEVYSFETGLRIVEKRGLFMQEACEETHGKMAAILGGQKDDVEKLCQMAGVELANFNAPDQIVISGDAKKVDKAIEIAKDMNLSKVIELAVAGAFHSKLMTSAKIKFIKFIADIQFNKPQIRVITNVTGQFLDDPDEIKSTLGEQIVSPVLWVNCMKTAVALGISTFYQCGAGKSLINLAKRIDKSIVVNPIGEFSDFSDIIT; from the coding sequence ATGGCTGAGGTTGGTGTGATATTCCCTGGCCAAGGATCTCAATTCATTGGCATGGGAAAGTCTATGTATGACAATGATCCCATTGCAAAGGAGTATTTCGAGAAAGCTAATACTATTCTAGGATATGATTTAACCGATCTATGCTTCCATGGACCAATGGAGACCTTGACCGAGAGCAAATTCTGCCAACCGGCGCTTTTTGTTCATCAATACATATCCTACCTGTTGCTCAAAGCCCAGGGGATCATCCGTCGGCCAGAGGTGGTATTTGGTCTTAGCCTAGGAGAACTTACGGCCTTGGCCGTGGCCGAAGTATATTCTTTCGAAACCGGGCTTAGGATTGTGGAAAAGCGTGGCCTATTTATGCAGGAAGCCTGCGAAGAAACCCATGGCAAAATGGCAGCAATTCTTGGAGGCCAAAAAGACGATGTGGAAAAACTATGCCAAATGGCAGGCGTTGAGCTGGCCAACTTCAATGCACCGGATCAAATAGTAATCTCCGGGGATGCTAAAAAAGTAGATAAGGCCATAGAAATTGCTAAAGACATGAATCTATCGAAGGTTATTGAACTGGCAGTTGCCGGCGCATTCCACAGTAAATTGATGACATCAGCAAAAATAAAATTCATAAAATTCATCGCTGATATACAATTCAACAAGCCACAAATCCGTGTGATAACAAATGTCACAGGTCAATTCTTAGATGATCCGGATGAAATAAAATCCACCCTAGGAGAGCAGATAGTGTCACCGGTGCTATGGGTGAATTGCATGAAAACAGCAGTGGCTTTGGGCATTTCAACGTTTTACCAGTGCGGAGCTGGAAAAAGTCTTATCAATCTTGCCAAGCGAATCGACAAAAGTATAGTTGTAAATCCTATTGGTGAATTTTCTGATTTTTCTGACATTATCACCTGA